A window from Cydia strobilella chromosome 9, ilCydStro3.1, whole genome shotgun sequence encodes these proteins:
- the LOC134744104 gene encoding GSK3-beta interaction protein-like isoform X2: protein MDCGPSGFTMEDKVLTEETWPQEAEAAINDIRKHVKSANISTQLKNDNQRIYINLTTLENSDYCIEMSAAGFRVVGRTYDDTTLAIIENMNYETPYALLNSISQKYRESFGGELMNKLLDLAKKET from the exons ATGGACTGTGGACCTTCTGGTTT TACAATGGAAGACAAAGTTCTTACCGAAGAAACATGGCCACAAGAAGCCGAGGCGGCGATCAACGACATACGCAAACACGTGAAATCGGCCAACATATCAACGCAGCTGAAAAACGACAACCAACGGATTTACATCAACCTCACAACCCTGGAGAACTCCGACTATTGTATTGAGATGTCCGCCGCCGGGTTCAGAGTCGTGGGTCGGACTTACGACGACACAACCCTAGCGATCATCGAGAACATGAATTATGAAACCCCCTACGCTTTGCTCAATAGCATCAGTCAGAAATACAGGGAGTCTTTCGGCGGTGAGTTGATGAACAAATTACTGGATCTTGCGAAAAAGGAGACTTGA
- the LOC134744104 gene encoding GSK3-beta interaction protein-like isoform X1, with protein MGCFVWLTLCAKNDTMEDKVLTEETWPQEAEAAINDIRKHVKSANISTQLKNDNQRIYINLTTLENSDYCIEMSAAGFRVVGRTYDDTTLAIIENMNYETPYALLNSISQKYRESFGGELMNKLLDLAKKET; from the exons ATGGGTTGTTTTGTGTGGCTTACTCTCTGCGCCAAGAATGA TACAATGGAAGACAAAGTTCTTACCGAAGAAACATGGCCACAAGAAGCCGAGGCGGCGATCAACGACATACGCAAACACGTGAAATCGGCCAACATATCAACGCAGCTGAAAAACGACAACCAACGGATTTACATCAACCTCACAACCCTGGAGAACTCCGACTATTGTATTGAGATGTCCGCCGCCGGGTTCAGAGTCGTGGGTCGGACTTACGACGACACAACCCTAGCGATCATCGAGAACATGAATTATGAAACCCCCTACGCTTTGCTCAATAGCATCAGTCAGAAATACAGGGAGTCTTTCGGCGGTGAGTTGATGAACAAATTACTGGATCTTGCGAAAAAGGAGACTTGA
- the LOC134744104 gene encoding GSK3-beta interaction protein-like isoform X3, whose product MEDKVLTEETWPQEAEAAINDIRKHVKSANISTQLKNDNQRIYINLTTLENSDYCIEMSAAGFRVVGRTYDDTTLAIIENMNYETPYALLNSISQKYRESFGGELMNKLLDLAKKET is encoded by the coding sequence ATGGAAGACAAAGTTCTTACCGAAGAAACATGGCCACAAGAAGCCGAGGCGGCGATCAACGACATACGCAAACACGTGAAATCGGCCAACATATCAACGCAGCTGAAAAACGACAACCAACGGATTTACATCAACCTCACAACCCTGGAGAACTCCGACTATTGTATTGAGATGTCCGCCGCCGGGTTCAGAGTCGTGGGTCGGACTTACGACGACACAACCCTAGCGATCATCGAGAACATGAATTATGAAACCCCCTACGCTTTGCTCAATAGCATCAGTCAGAAATACAGGGAGTCTTTCGGCGGTGAGTTGATGAACAAATTACTGGATCTTGCGAAAAAGGAGACTTGA